One region of Streptomyces rishiriensis genomic DNA includes:
- a CDS encoding transposase, with translation MALETLDELAGWGLVPPVLVADVGYGQNVDFRDGLEHRSIDHVVAIRSDVTVHPHDAVPTARCGPATAASRSPATVTRRPRSPRSRPATGGRRSPR, from the coding sequence TTGGCCCTGGAAACCCTTGATGAACTGGCCGGATGGGGTCTGGTGCCGCCGGTGCTGGTGGCGGACGTCGGCTACGGACAGAACGTCGACTTCCGCGACGGACTGGAACATCGCAGCATCGACCACGTGGTGGCCATCCGCTCGGACGTGACCGTCCACCCGCATGATGCGGTGCCCACCGCCCGGTGTGGTCCGGCAACGGCCGCAAGCCGCAGCCCCGCTACCGTGACAAGGCGTCCTCGGTCGCCGCGCTCGCGGCCCGCCACGGGCGGCA